Proteins co-encoded in one Prescottella sp. R16 genomic window:
- a CDS encoding DNA translocase FtsK, producing the protein MAGKASARGSGSTASTSRSRARSTSSTRASASGTRAGSRSGGASAPRKSAPRKAASRTTGTSRKPAAGKGGRRPAGKSSRNAGTFAASVGRGIGAGWSMVAKGVGATTRTVGKAADIEHGHRRDGIALGLIAVAVVIAGGMWFSAGGPVGEFIETCVRAVVGAVAAVLPILGVVVAVVLMRTEPKPDIRSRLILGSLLVGLPAVGLWHIAAGAPSTSAGWPDAAGIVGYVVAGPLTDGLTPWLSVPLLLLAMFFGVLLLTGTTVREVPDRLRSWFGTSYHDDYAYDHADDPDFDEDHDYGDTADPALFDADGYPVDGGREPARPARRSPRRRTPAQNYPTDEVHEDTATEVLGLWDPGDPDGLPTPPEPEPEPVPEPEPAPRPKPRARVTPPPTPAPTPPPPAPEKNDDAFVPDRVVEGDYALPPMSLLVEGDPPKLGSAANDAMIEAITEVLQQFKIDAAVTGYTRGPTVTRYEVELGPGVKVEKITALHRNIAYAVATDNVRLLAPIPGKSAVGIEVPNSDREMVRLADVLAAPSTRKDHHPLVIGLGKDIEGDFVSANLAKMPHLLVAGSTGSGKSSFVNSMLVSLLQRATPDEVRMILIDPKMVELTPYEGIPHLITPIITQPKKAAAALAWLVEEMEQRYQDMQASRVRHIDDFNKKVKSGEITAPLGSERVYKPYPYILAIVDELADLMMTAPRDVEEAIVRITQKARAAGIHLVLATQRPSVDVVTGLIKTNVPSRLAFATSSLTDSRVILDQPGAEKLIGMGDGLFLPMGAGKPVRMQGAFITDEEIAAVVDFTKNQAEPEYTEGVTAAKAGEKKDVDPDIGDDMDVLLQAVELVVSSQFGSTSMLQRKLRVGFAKAGRLMDLMETRGVVGPSEGSKAREVLIKPDELEGLLWSIRGGDPETADDS; encoded by the coding sequence ATGGCAGGAAAGGCGAGCGCCCGCGGATCGGGTTCCACAGCATCCACATCGCGGTCCCGTGCCCGCTCGACCTCCTCGACCCGCGCCTCGGCGTCGGGCACCCGTGCGGGCAGTCGCTCCGGTGGCGCGTCGGCGCCCCGGAAGTCGGCCCCGCGCAAGGCCGCTTCACGCACGACGGGCACGTCACGCAAACCTGCGGCCGGAAAGGGGGGCCGGCGACCGGCCGGTAAGTCCTCCCGCAACGCGGGCACGTTCGCGGCGTCCGTCGGCCGCGGTATCGGCGCCGGCTGGTCGATGGTCGCCAAGGGCGTCGGCGCCACCACCCGCACGGTCGGCAAGGCCGCCGACATCGAACACGGACACCGACGGGACGGCATCGCACTCGGACTCATCGCGGTCGCCGTCGTCATCGCCGGTGGCATGTGGTTCTCGGCGGGCGGCCCGGTCGGCGAGTTCATCGAAACCTGTGTGCGTGCCGTCGTCGGTGCAGTGGCCGCGGTCCTGCCGATCCTCGGTGTCGTGGTCGCCGTCGTCCTCATGCGCACCGAACCGAAACCCGACATCCGGTCCCGGCTCATCCTCGGCTCACTGCTCGTGGGCCTGCCCGCGGTCGGGTTGTGGCACATCGCCGCCGGGGCCCCGTCGACGTCCGCGGGCTGGCCCGACGCCGCCGGCATCGTCGGCTATGTCGTCGCCGGCCCGCTCACCGACGGCCTCACCCCGTGGCTGTCGGTGCCGTTGCTGCTGCTCGCGATGTTCTTCGGTGTCCTGCTGCTCACCGGCACCACCGTCCGGGAGGTGCCGGACCGGCTGCGGTCGTGGTTCGGCACGTCTTACCACGACGACTACGCGTACGACCACGCCGACGATCCCGACTTCGACGAGGACCACGACTACGGCGACACCGCCGACCCGGCCCTGTTCGACGCCGACGGCTACCCCGTCGACGGCGGCCGCGAGCCCGCGCGCCCGGCGCGCCGCAGCCCCCGCCGCCGCACCCCGGCCCAGAACTATCCGACCGACGAGGTTCACGAGGACACCGCCACCGAGGTGCTCGGGCTGTGGGATCCGGGCGACCCGGACGGCCTGCCGACACCACCGGAGCCCGAACCGGAGCCGGTGCCCGAACCCGAACCGGCCCCGCGGCCGAAGCCGCGGGCCCGCGTCACCCCACCGCCGACCCCGGCCCCGACGCCCCCGCCGCCGGCACCGGAGAAGAACGACGATGCGTTCGTCCCGGACCGGGTGGTGGAGGGCGATTACGCGCTGCCGCCGATGTCGCTGCTCGTCGAAGGGGACCCGCCCAAGCTGGGCAGTGCCGCGAACGACGCGATGATCGAGGCGATCACCGAGGTCTTGCAGCAGTTCAAGATCGACGCGGCCGTCACCGGCTACACCCGGGGCCCCACGGTCACCCGCTACGAGGTGGAGCTCGGCCCCGGTGTGAAGGTCGAGAAGATCACCGCGCTGCACCGCAACATCGCGTACGCGGTGGCCACCGACAACGTGCGCCTGCTCGCGCCGATCCCCGGTAAGTCGGCGGTCGGTATCGAGGTGCCCAACTCGGATCGGGAGATGGTGCGCCTGGCGGACGTGCTCGCGGCACCGTCGACCCGCAAGGACCATCACCCACTGGTCATCGGCCTGGGCAAGGACATCGAGGGTGACTTCGTGAGCGCCAACCTCGCGAAGATGCCGCACCTGCTGGTCGCCGGTTCCACCGGGTCCGGTAAGTCGAGCTTCGTCAACTCGATGCTGGTGTCACTGCTGCAGCGGGCCACCCCGGACGAGGTCCGGATGATCCTGATCGACCCGAAGATGGTGGAACTGACCCCGTACGAGGGCATCCCGCACCTGATCACGCCGATCATCACACAGCCGAAGAAGGCGGCGGCGGCGCTGGCGTGGCTCGTCGAGGAGATGGAGCAGCGCTACCAGGACATGCAGGCCAGCCGTGTCCGGCACATCGACGACTTCAACAAGAAGGTCAAGTCCGGGGAGATAACGGCCCCGCTGGGAAGTGAACGCGTCTACAAGCCGTACCCGTACATCCTCGCGATCGTCGACGAGCTCGCCGACCTGATGATGACCGCGCCGCGCGACGTCGAGGAGGCGATCGTCCGGATCACGCAGAAGGCGCGTGCCGCCGGTATCCACCTGGTGCTCGCGACGCAGCGGCCGTCGGTCGACGTCGTCACCGGTCTGATCAAGACGAATGTGCCGTCCCGGTTGGCGTTCGCGACCTCGTCGTTGACCGATTCGCGGGTCATTCTGGACCAGCCTGGCGCCGAGAAGCTCATCGGTATGGGTGACGGCCTGTTCCTGCCGATGGGGGCGGGCAAGCCGGTTCGCATGCAGGGCGCGTTCATCACCGACGAGGAAATCGCCGCGGTCGTCGACTTCACCAAGAATCAGGCCGAACCCGAGTACACCGAGGGTGTGACGGCGGCGAAGGCGGGGGAGAAGAAGGATGTCGACCCCGACATCGGCGACGACATGGACGTGTTGCTGCAGGCGGTGGAGTTGGTCGTGTCCAGCCAGTTCGGTTCCACGTCGATGCTGCAGCGCAAGCTGCGGGTGGGTTTCGCGAAGGCCGGTCGCCTGATGGACCTGATGGAGACCCGTGGTGTCGTCGGCCCGAGTGAGGGATCGAAGGCGCGTGAAGTGTTGATCAAGCCGGACGAACTCGAGGGCCTGCTGTGGTCGATCCGTGGCGGAGACCCTGAAACAGCCGACGACAGCTGA
- a CDS encoding TerC family protein — MHVSPLVWIVTCVVILGLFVFDFFAHVRTPHAPSFRESAFWSAVYIGIAIIFGLVVMSIWGTTFGGEYFAGYVTEKALSVDNLFVFVIIMATFSVPRQYQQKVLLIGIVMALVLRGVFIAVGAAAINTYSWVFYLFGAFLIYTAVKLIKDAGHEAESEEQRESRIITLAKRFLPTTEEYDGDKLVTKIDGKRVATPLLLALIVIGFTDVLFALDSIPAIYGLTQEPYLVFTANAFALMGLRQLFFLIGGLLERLVYLSYGLSIILAFIGVKLVLHALHENTLPFVNGGEHIAVPEISTVMSLSIILGVLVVTAVASLIKTRNKSDDSTVH; from the coding sequence ATGCACGTCTCCCCCCTCGTCTGGATCGTCACCTGTGTGGTGATCCTCGGACTCTTCGTCTTCGACTTCTTCGCGCACGTGCGCACCCCGCACGCTCCGAGCTTCCGCGAATCAGCGTTCTGGTCCGCCGTCTACATCGGCATCGCGATCATCTTCGGACTCGTCGTGATGTCGATCTGGGGCACGACGTTCGGCGGTGAGTACTTCGCCGGTTACGTCACCGAGAAGGCGTTGTCCGTGGACAACCTGTTCGTCTTCGTGATCATCATGGCGACGTTCTCGGTGCCCCGGCAGTACCAGCAGAAGGTCCTGCTCATCGGCATCGTCATGGCGCTCGTGCTGCGCGGTGTCTTCATCGCCGTCGGAGCGGCCGCGATCAACACCTACAGCTGGGTGTTCTACCTGTTCGGCGCGTTCCTGATCTACACCGCGGTCAAGCTCATCAAGGATGCAGGTCACGAGGCCGAGTCCGAGGAGCAGCGGGAGAGCCGGATCATCACCCTCGCGAAGCGGTTCCTGCCGACCACCGAGGAGTACGACGGTGACAAGCTCGTCACGAAGATCGACGGCAAGCGTGTCGCCACCCCGCTACTGCTCGCGCTGATCGTCATCGGCTTCACCGACGTCCTGTTCGCGCTCGATTCGATCCCGGCGATCTACGGCCTCACCCAGGAGCCCTACCTGGTGTTCACCGCCAACGCGTTCGCGCTCATGGGGCTGCGGCAGCTGTTCTTCCTCATCGGGGGCCTGCTCGAACGCCTGGTGTACCTGTCCTACGGTCTGTCGATCATCCTGGCGTTCATCGGCGTCAAGTTGGTCCTGCACGCGCTGCACGAGAACACGCTGCCGTTCGTCAACGGCGGCGAGCACATCGCGGTCCCCGAGATCTCCACCGTCATGTCGCTGAGCATCATTCTCGGCGTACTGGTGGTGACCGCGGTGGCGAGCCTGATCAAGACGCGCAACAAGTCCGACGACTCGACCGTCCACTAG
- a CDS encoding YciI family protein: MPLFIVQYTYAPEKSAQRDDHRTDHRAWLADLVRRGVVRSSGPFADGSGASMTVEAATADEVRDLFDQDPFAHLGLVEDRTIREWIPVFGVFVQ, encoded by the coding sequence ATGCCGCTGTTCATCGTCCAGTACACGTACGCGCCGGAGAAGTCCGCGCAGCGCGACGACCACCGCACCGACCACCGAGCGTGGCTCGCCGACCTGGTACGTCGCGGTGTCGTCCGGTCGTCGGGTCCGTTCGCCGACGGCAGCGGCGCCTCGATGACCGTCGAGGCCGCGACGGCGGACGAGGTGCGCGACCTGTTCGACCAGGATCCGTTCGCGCACCTCGGCCTCGTCGAGGACCGGACGATCCGGGAATGGATCCCGGTCTTCGGTGTCTTCGTGCAGTAG
- a CDS encoding amino-acid N-acetyltransferase, translating to MRVRRARTSDVPEIKRLIDIYAGKILLEKNLVTLYESVQEFWVVEQAGTVVGCGAMHVLWSDLGEVRTVAVDPQVKGRGAGHLVVDKLIDVARELELERLFVLTFEVNFFAKHGFAEIEGTPVTAEVYAEMCRSYDTGVAEFLDLSYVKPNTLGNTRMLLTL from the coding sequence ATGCGGGTGCGGCGCGCGCGCACCTCGGATGTGCCGGAGATCAAGCGTCTCATCGACATCTACGCGGGCAAGATCCTGCTCGAGAAGAACCTCGTGACGCTGTACGAGTCGGTGCAGGAATTCTGGGTGGTCGAGCAGGCGGGCACCGTCGTCGGCTGCGGGGCCATGCACGTGCTGTGGTCCGACCTCGGCGAGGTCCGGACGGTCGCCGTGGATCCACAGGTCAAGGGGCGCGGCGCAGGTCACCTCGTGGTCGACAAGCTCATCGACGTCGCCCGTGAACTCGAACTCGAGCGACTGTTCGTGCTCACGTTCGAGGTGAACTTCTTCGCCAAGCACGGCTTCGCGGAGATCGAGGGCACCCCCGTCACCGCCGAGGTGTACGCGGAGATGTGCCGGTCCTACGACACGGGTGTCGCCGAGTTCCTGGACCTGAGCTACGTCAAACCGAACACGCTGGGCAACACGCGGATGCTGCTCACGCTCTGA